CCTGCAGCGTCGTCATCATCCTCCGTGcagcgtcgtcgtcgtcgtcggccTGGCTATGGTGACGGCGCCGGAGAAGAAGAGGGGTTGCTGGTGACGGCTCCATGGTGACGGCGCCGGAGAAGAAGAGGGTTTGCTGGTGACGGTGGTGACGACGCCGGAGAAGAAGAGGGGTTTGCTGGTGACGGTGGTgacgtcgtcgtcgtcggatggGTTTGCTGGGATTGGGTTACTGGGTTTGTGGTGGATGAAGAGGGAGGTTACGGGAAAGAAGGGATTGGGTTACTGGGTTTGTGGTAGAACAGAGGGAGGTTACGGGAGAGAAGGGAGGTAGACaatgtaattaatgaaaaataaaaggggtattgttgtccaaaaaaaaaaaaatttgtgtccCACGGGATGGAAAAACCTGTTCCAGGGGGGGGAGGGGGAACCAAAATCTGACCCTTTTTCGTTCCGTGTGACGCGCGTTCCACACAATTTTAaggcaccaaacgtgggacggaacggttccgtcccactctgttccgtcccatcccacgtaccaaacgcaccctttgGGAACCAACCAAACCCCTTCACAAAATTTCAACATGTCGtttccccccaaaaaaaaaaaaaaaattgcaaaaccaATTATGGTCCAAACCAACCCTTAATTAGATTGAAGGTAAAAAGTTATGAACtggtttttttataaaagtaaaataaaagggaactttaattaacaacatatttttgtcattttcgttaaaactcaaaattttcatttcattagttttcctaaaataaaatgatgaaatggGAAGGTGATAGCTGGTAATGAACTTTAATGGTTACCATCATTtacttaataaaataaaaacttctgCTTTCAGTATAATCGAAGAGAAAAGTATTTCTAGTAATAATGGGTAATAATCTATCTCAAATATAAGAATCATGAATGGAATATCCACGCTAGTAATGATATGAGCAAAAACATTCGCTTCCCGAAAGACATGAATTCAAGATATAAAAAAATCGTAAAAGTAATCAAATGTCCTCAATAATAAGACTTATATGATaatgcttttaaaattattaaaaacgtttttgatgaaaatattttttaaaccaatcCTTATTAGAGAGAAGATTCTTGCTCAAAAGAGAAATTGGCAGCTTTTAATTCCATAACCTCTAAACATGTGGCTCTTAGGCTTATTATCTGTCTGTATAATAATGCAGAATTTCAGACAATTTCAATCCCTTAATATTCTTGAAACATCTTACCAGTAACTACTTATAAGTTAAAAGCAAAATCGATCTGCTCGAATTCGAGGCAGGCTAAGAATCCGTCTGCAGATTTCGAAGCCATGCCGTTTCCATCAAGTTATTAACTACGAAACACAACGTGACAATACTAAGAATGACATTGCAAGTACAAAAAAGAACAGCTTCCGAATAGTACATTGTTGGATTTGTAGTTCAGTGTGGTGAATAAGTGACATTGGTATAAGTCTAGGCAAACACAGTACCAGTTCCCGTCGGTTGAAGCAGGAATGATTCGTCGATGTTTGCTAGCAGGAAGCTGGCGCAAACTAGACTGGTGGTACAAAGATAACTAAGGAAACCTCCCGAAAACTTTAACATCATCCTTGCTTTCCTCCTTCAAGCAGTTTCCAGTTCCCTGTTCAAGTAATCAACAAACATCCTCTTTGCACTGTCTGCATCAGAAGGTGGAGGTCGCCCACTTAAACTCGTTTGCCCTGTCAATTTTATGAAAGTTCGCCTCAACCTACGAAGCTCTGGAAGCCCAACTGATCTTGAAATATTGATAGGTGGCAACCCCTGAGCAACAGAAACTCCATTTAGAGGCCCTCCAAGTGCTTGCGATTGTGCTTCCACTATAGCACTGATCACCTCCTGCGTTGCTCTGTCCAATTCATACAGAGAATTTGCCTCGGAAAAACGTGTGTTCTGTGTTGCAATAGTTGGCTGCAAAGTTTTAACATCCCGTGACTTTGCGTCTGCCTTCTTTGTCAAATACGAAACAGCATCTAGAATGGCAGCAGAAGTTTTTTCTATTCCCTCTTTATGTGGCCACAACTCAAACATCGGGGAATCCCACCGATTTCTTCTCTCCGGTGTCTCAAACCTTCTCACCAAATCTTCAAATATCTTATCACTATAAGCagcttctcccttctccctgcgctcttcattccattttctgcaATGGGTTTCGTCAGCATCGCAAAATAAAACACAGTATCTGATTCCTGCTGCACGAGCCAAACACCACAATTCATACCTGTAACCCTTGATGCTATTCAAAGAATCCACAATTATGACACTGTCTTTTGACACTGATCGATCGACTTCAGATCTTAGCACTCCTCTTAAATTCTTCTCTGCAGGCATATTGGCATAGCTTTCATTACGGTCAAGATGAAAGGAAGTCTCGTCAATAACCCTAACTATTTGGTTCAATCCTGATTCCTTGAGAGCCACGGCCAGGCAGAGCGCAGCCTTCGACTTCCCACTGCATGGTTGTCCACA
The nucleotide sequence above comes from Malus sylvestris chromosome 16, drMalSylv7.2, whole genome shotgun sequence. Encoded proteins:
- the LOC126608688 gene encoding protein KTI12 homolog isoform X2 — translated: MALVVICGQPCSGKSKAALCLAVALKESGLNQIVRVIDETSFHLDRNESYANMPAEKNLRGVLRSEVDRSVSKDSVIIVDSLNSIKGYRKWNEERREKGEAAYSDKIFEDLVRRFETPERRNRWDSPMFELWPHKEGIEKTSAAILDAVSYLTKKADAKSRDVKTLQPTIATQNTRFSEANSLYELDRATQEVISAIVEAQSQALGGPLNGVSVAQGLPPINISRSVGLPELRRLRRTFIKLTGQTSLSGRPPPSDADSAKRMFVDYLNRELETA
- the LOC126608688 gene encoding protein KTI12 homolog isoform X1; amino-acid sequence: MALVVICGQPCSGKSKAALCLAVALKESGLNQIVRVIDETSFHLDRNESYANMPAEKNLRGVLRSEVDRSVSKDSVIIVDSLNSIKGYRYELWCLARAAGIRYCVLFCDADETHCRKWNEERREKGEAAYSDKIFEDLVRRFETPERRNRWDSPMFELWPHKEGIEKTSAAILDAVSYLTKKADAKSRDVKTLQPTIATQNTRFSEANSLYELDRATQEVISAIVEAQSQALGGPLNGVSVAQGLPPINISRSVGLPELRRLRRTFIKLTGQTSLSGRPPPSDADSAKRMFVDYLNRELETA